A part of Streptomyces sp. DSM 40750 genomic DNA contains:
- a CDS encoding alpha/beta fold hydrolase: MTTYLADAAEDLTADGPSATFTYRRIGPRGGIPLVLLNRVRGTLDWWDPELLDHLAAAHDVIVFDNVGTGYTTGTPRDSVEGLADGTVEFIEALGLPQVDLLGWTLGGTVAQHIARTRPDLVRKLVVAAANPGGTVPGAPDPDPKVRATMTKPEVTGDDLVFLFFPGTDTGRAAGYEHLARVATRLATGVPGVSEAAATGQIAAIGKDAAIPFDQVRADLESIKQPVLYATGMKDAMIPALAAYTAVQHLTDATLVVYGDAGHAFLFQHAKDFAAQVTAFLAD, encoded by the coding sequence ATGACTACCTATCTGGCAGACGCGGCCGAGGACCTCACCGCAGACGGTCCCTCCGCGACGTTCACCTACCGGCGCATCGGCCCGCGGGGCGGCATTCCACTGGTCCTGCTCAACCGGGTCCGAGGCACCCTCGACTGGTGGGACCCCGAGCTCCTGGACCACCTGGCCGCCGCCCATGACGTGATCGTGTTCGACAACGTCGGCACCGGCTACACCACCGGCACCCCACGTGACTCCGTCGAGGGTCTCGCCGACGGCACCGTCGAGTTCATCGAGGCCCTCGGCCTGCCGCAGGTCGACCTGCTCGGCTGGACGCTGGGCGGCACCGTCGCCCAGCACATCGCCCGCACCCGACCCGACCTGGTCCGCAAGCTGGTCGTGGCGGCCGCCAACCCCGGCGGCACGGTGCCCGGCGCTCCCGACCCGGACCCCAAGGTGCGGGCCACCATGACCAAGCCCGAGGTCACCGGGGACGACCTGGTGTTCCTGTTCTTCCCCGGGACGGACACCGGACGCGCCGCCGGGTACGAGCACCTCGCCAGGGTGGCCACCCGGCTGGCCACCGGCGTCCCCGGCGTGTCCGAGGCGGCGGCCACGGGTCAGATCGCCGCGATCGGCAAGGACGCGGCGATCCCCTTCGACCAGGTGCGGGCCGACCTGGAGTCCATCAAGCAGCCCGTCCTGTACGCGACCGGCATGAAGGACGCGATGATCCCCGCCCTGGCCGCCTACACCGCCGTCCAGCACCTGACCGACGCCACCCTCGTGGTCTACGGCGACGCCGGCCACGCCTTCCTCTTCCAGCACGCCAAGGACTTCGCCGCCCAGGTGACGGCCTTCCTTGCCGACTGA
- a CDS encoding alpha/beta fold hydrolase, translating into MSSNNRRTRISRRTAIALAGMSVVAAVAATAPSMASAVSGSSSGTRHSATRTQNAESASTAPNLRVRATNGVTYQYRRFGHPGAGSVPLVFFQHFRGNLDAWDPKLIDTIAAKREVILVDNVGVGGSTGTTASTVQQTALDAIDFIDALKLPRYDVFGFSLGGEVAQEVALRRPWQVRRVVLAGTGPQGGVDQRATDPDILQRTLKDNPGPEDYLFLFFKDTATSQAAGKEFLQRLGQRTTDHDAPSSLATRDRQLTAWSEWGIPDKSKLVRLKALFQPVLVADGESDMLMPAKNSHLLAKHLPNAQLHIYPDAGHGFLYQYAVKFGTEVNAFLDR; encoded by the coding sequence ATGTCCTCAAACAATCGACGCACCCGGATCTCCCGGCGGACCGCGATAGCACTGGCCGGCATGTCGGTCGTCGCGGCTGTCGCCGCCACGGCACCGAGCATGGCCAGTGCCGTGAGCGGCAGCTCCAGCGGCACTCGACACTCGGCCACCCGGACGCAGAACGCGGAGAGCGCCAGCACCGCCCCCAACCTGCGGGTCAGGGCCACCAACGGCGTCACCTACCAGTACCGCCGCTTCGGCCACCCCGGCGCCGGCAGCGTGCCCCTGGTCTTCTTCCAGCACTTCCGCGGCAACCTTGACGCCTGGGACCCCAAGCTCATCGACACCATCGCCGCCAAGCGCGAGGTCATCCTCGTGGACAACGTCGGTGTCGGCGGCTCCACCGGCACCACCGCCAGCACCGTCCAGCAGACGGCCCTGGACGCCATCGACTTCATCGACGCCCTCAAGCTGCCCCGCTACGACGTGTTCGGCTTCTCCCTCGGCGGCGAGGTCGCCCAGGAGGTCGCCCTGCGCCGCCCCTGGCAGGTCCGCCGCGTCGTCCTGGCCGGCACCGGCCCCCAGGGCGGAGTGGACCAGCGCGCAACCGACCCCGACATCCTGCAGCGGACCCTGAAGGACAACCCCGGCCCCGAGGACTACCTCTTTCTGTTCTTCAAGGACACCGCCACCAGCCAGGCCGCGGGGAAGGAGTTCCTCCAGCGCCTCGGACAGCGCACCACCGACCACGACGCCCCCTCCAGCCTCGCCACCCGCGACCGCCAGCTCACCGCGTGGTCCGAGTGGGGCATCCCGGACAAGTCCAAGCTGGTCCGCCTGAAGGCCCTCTTCCAGCCGGTCCTGGTCGCCGACGGCGAGAGCGACATGCTGATGCCCGCCAAGAACTCCCACCTGCTGGCCAAGCACCTCCCCAACGCCCAACTGCACATCTACCCGGACGCCGGCCACGGCTTCCTCTACCAGTACGCCGTCAAGTTCGGCACCGAGGTGAACGCCTTCCTCGACCGCTGA
- a CDS encoding low temperature requirement protein A codes for MQSTSAPARREVTPLELFFDLVYVFAIGRLSHQLLAHPTWTGAAQTLVLYLAVYAAWAYTTWAVTLVPAEDPRTRRMLLTVMLLGLFMNAAIPRAFGDAGWVFVVTFLLIHLGRTVWLLRVGLDRRDQEHWRRVLVWFAAAAPFWLTGAAADGDARLVWWAAATLIELAGTWTAHPLPGRRLDSRQVTFAGGHLLERGRLFMIIAFGETILTTGTALTTAPYAPMTLLTAGVALTGTVALFWLFFSRSEHIVRHYEQTEDPIRAGRSGVYSLMVSVAGMIAAAAGDERVIAHPAHHAGITTNLLLFGGPALFIGAQTWHGRTLFDDLPKARLVALSALILGCAVTPTAPAYVAAVVAAAIVVTLAAFEDRRPSGDTAAKPISSRRPRP; via the coding sequence GTGCAGTCGACCAGCGCGCCGGCGCGCCGGGAGGTGACGCCGCTGGAGTTGTTCTTCGACCTGGTCTACGTCTTCGCGATCGGCCGGCTGTCGCATCAACTGCTGGCGCACCCGACGTGGACGGGCGCGGCCCAGACGCTCGTGCTCTACCTCGCGGTCTACGCGGCGTGGGCGTACACCACATGGGCGGTCACCCTCGTCCCGGCCGAGGATCCGCGGACCCGTCGGATGCTGCTGACGGTCATGCTCCTGGGACTGTTCATGAACGCCGCGATCCCGCGTGCCTTCGGCGATGCCGGATGGGTCTTCGTCGTCACCTTCCTGCTGATTCACCTCGGCCGGACGGTGTGGCTGCTGAGGGTGGGTCTCGACCGGCGTGATCAGGAGCATTGGCGCCGTGTCCTGGTCTGGTTCGCCGCGGCCGCCCCCTTCTGGCTGACCGGCGCGGCGGCCGACGGCGACGCGCGGCTGGTGTGGTGGGCCGCGGCGACCCTGATCGAGTTGGCGGGCACGTGGACGGCGCATCCCCTGCCCGGCCGCAGGCTGGACTCCCGGCAGGTCACCTTCGCCGGCGGCCACCTGCTGGAACGCGGCCGACTGTTCATGATCATCGCGTTCGGTGAGACGATCCTGACCACCGGCACCGCCCTCACCACGGCGCCGTACGCGCCGATGACCCTGCTGACCGCCGGCGTGGCGCTCACCGGCACGGTCGCGTTGTTCTGGCTGTTCTTCAGCCGCTCCGAGCACATCGTGCGCCACTACGAGCAGACCGAGGACCCCATACGGGCGGGCCGCAGCGGCGTCTACAGCCTCATGGTCTCCGTCGCCGGGATGATCGCCGCCGCCGCGGGCGACGAGCGTGTCATCGCGCACCCGGCCCATCACGCCGGCATCACCACGAACCTGCTGCTGTTCGGCGGGCCTGCCCTCTTCATCGGGGCGCAGACGTGGCACGGCAGGACCCTGTTCGACGACCTGCCCAAGGCGCGGCTGGTCGCGCTGTCCGCTCTGATCCTCGGATGCGCGGTCACGCCGACGGCCCCGGCCTACGTGGCGGCGGTCGTCGCGGCCGCGATCGTCGTCACGCTGGCGGCGTTCGAAGATCGCCGCCCGTCCGGCGATACCGCTGCGAAGCCGATCTCCTCGCGCCGCCCACGTCCCTGA
- a CDS encoding oxidoreductase — protein MATTRPVALVTGASSGIGKSAALALAAAGYEVVGTSRNTAHVTPVKGVTFLDLDVSSDGSVTTAVGEVIDRFGRIDVLVNNAGVGSAGAAEESSAAQAQHLFDINVFGVIRMTNAVLPHMRAAGSGRIINISSIVGFMPQPYMAVYAASKHAVEGYSESADHELREHGIRVLLVEPAWTNTAFDAASVRPDQPLDIYAGQRHIFEEYMAGAVKDGDDPAVVAKEIVAAATDAKPKVRYTAGAMTGRVRTMRRIVPTRVFDQQLRKMNRLPA, from the coding sequence ATGGCGACAACACGTCCGGTAGCCCTCGTGACGGGTGCGTCCTCCGGCATCGGAAAGTCAGCCGCTCTCGCGCTGGCCGCAGCCGGTTACGAGGTGGTCGGCACGAGCCGCAACACCGCGCACGTCACCCCTGTGAAGGGCGTGACATTCCTCGACCTCGATGTCAGCAGTGACGGGTCGGTGACGACCGCGGTCGGAGAGGTGATCGACCGGTTCGGGCGGATCGACGTCCTGGTCAACAACGCCGGCGTCGGCTCGGCGGGCGCGGCCGAGGAGTCCTCCGCCGCCCAGGCCCAGCACCTGTTCGACATCAACGTCTTCGGCGTCATCCGTATGACGAACGCCGTGCTGCCCCACATGCGCGCGGCGGGCAGCGGACGAATCATCAACATCTCCTCCATCGTCGGGTTCATGCCGCAGCCCTACATGGCCGTCTACGCCGCCTCCAAGCACGCCGTCGAGGGCTACTCCGAGTCCGCCGACCACGAGCTCCGCGAACACGGCATACGGGTCCTGCTCGTCGAGCCCGCCTGGACCAACACCGCGTTCGACGCCGCCAGCGTCCGCCCCGACCAGCCCCTGGACATCTACGCGGGCCAGCGGCACATCTTCGAGGAGTACATGGCCGGCGCGGTCAAGGACGGCGACGACCCCGCCGTCGTCGCCAAGGAGATCGTCGCGGCGGCGACCGACGCCAAGCCCAAGGTGCGCTACACCGCCGGTGCCATGACCGGGCGCGTCCGCACCATGCGCCGCATCGTCCCCACCCGCGTGTTCGACCAGCAGCTCCGCAAGATGAACCGGCTGCCCGCCTGA